Sequence from the Strix uralensis isolate ZFMK-TIS-50842 chromosome 1, bStrUra1, whole genome shotgun sequence genome:
CACTGGTCATGGTCAATGGTGGAAGATCCAGTGATGTCCAGGAAAGCTACTGACATTGACTCACCACCCTGTCTATGTGCAGGCACACAATAATACAACTGGCAAACCTCTCATACCAGTTCATCTTTCTGGTAAAAATCTCTACAGCCCTATGCtagtgaaaaggaaataaatgccagTCATGCGGTGACTATTTTCCACCTACTGAAGGGCTTTGCTCTACTTCTGCTCCTCAGCAAGCCCAACAGACACTGTTTTGCTTTGCTAGTTTGGCTCAGCCATATTCTTCCCAAGGAACATAGTTTCACAGTCCTGCAGTGAAGTATCTACCCACCATATGACCCAGACCCATTTTTCTAACAAGGGTATTCCTTAGCCTCCCCTAGAACATCCTAAACTTGTTATTTTCCCTTATATGTCTGCGTTTTCTGTCCCAGAAAGGAATCTCCACTGAGTCAGGGTGATTTGAGGGGAAGCTTCATAGCAACCAGCTTTGCTACAGTTTATAGGTGAGGGTACTGAGGTAGGGTCCTCCAGTGGCTGTCAGAGCTTGCTCTGCTGTTTGAAGTCTTGTCCTGGGCCTGACTATATCAAAGGCTGAGGGAGTCTAAACACCAAAATTACTCTGTACTTTTGGGGTTTGGCAGATGTGCTCAGTGTTGTTGCTTGAGTCATCGCATCAAAGCACCTCAACTCAATGGTGTCCAAGTAGTTGGTAAAGATAAAGCTCAAGAACAGTTTGTCctgttcctttccttctctctattcctcagtttccctgcctAGAAAGGCAGCTATTCCAGAGCAGGCAGTGCAGACTACAAGCAGCTTGGGTCTGAAGAGTCACAGTAGGTAGCTGCCTAAAGTTATGCTGCAGGACTTTCAGCTGCCTCTGCAACATGTCCTGGGAGAAGGAGGTAGTGTGTTCCTTGAGGACGGCGAAGGGCCTTCTTTTCTTGCACAAAACCAGAGAGGTAGAGCTACTGTTTCACCATAGAACACTTTTCCACTAGCCTCTTGGACTCTATGTATTACAGCAACACAACGAATCCCAATATGGCCCAGGTGGCCATGTAGCAGTGCTGCAGAGAAATCTTGGGGAGTGGCTCAGGGGATTGTGGATTCCCTCCACATCTCTGCTTCACCGGGGACTTTCAAGACACAAAGATCCATCTGACTAGGGAACACTCAAACAAAATCATTAACAGTGAGCAATAAAGACTGCTGAACTGTCCATGCTTTTGAGTAGCTGCACAATCTCCTTTACACCAGGGAGATGAAGGGAAAACATCCCAACAGGGAAATAGTTTCCAGTTCTCTAGTCCATAAAGTCTGAAGACTGTTTCAACTATTCCTGCTGCTTGGTTTGAATTCCCTAAATCATGACCAATAAAGTCAATATTCTACGAAGAACTTCACAGTAACATGTAGGGAAGCAGGTGACTGAGAACCAGCACTGGTGTTGCTCAAGCTGGTGAAGTCACTGATGCCTCTGGGACTTGTGGTGGCAAAGCCATCTTCTCATCACAGATGTAAAACTCAATGCTAAGAAAAAACAGTCTCATTTACATCCACACAGTGGGGTTGTGGGGGCACAAACCAGAATGCCATCTGCTGGCCTCTGGGTTAACTTTGGAAAACCAGTCATCGATTTTGCATAACTTACCTTTAGGGATGTGGTTTAAGCCAATCTGGAAGCCTGATCTGGGGGATTCAAGGCTTAAAACTCTGGTCTGGCTGGCAGTAGTTTCTCCCAAATCTGTACCACCCAGTTGACTAGGGTTCATCAGCCCAGTAGGATCAAGGTGTGGATCAGAGCTACATGAAGAAGAAGAGCTGGCCCTTGCTTTAAACCCTTACTTAGACTGGAGAGGTTCCCTTCAGCTTTCTCAGAAACAcagtaatgtaataaaaataaatcctgccTGGTCCTCCTGTCTATATATTGCCCATGCAACACAATTTTGACATCCACAACTTTGGCAGGCTTTAGAGGCATAAGCATACTGTTACAAAGGCTGCCCAGCTATCATCCCTCCATCTCCAAGTGCTCTGAGAAGGCTTGGCTCTCCAGCCCCAGTACACAGCTGCGAGCAGGTGATACCCTGAGGGTTGTactctgaaaacagcagcagaggaTCAGTTTCCAGCAGTGCTCTGCCCCCTTGACCTCACTGTCCCCTCAGGTTGTCCTCCTCATCCCTAGATACTGCACACATAAGGCTGCCAGAGCTTCTCTCCATCCTTTCCCTTTCCCAAAGGATTTTCTCCCATGAGCAGACATCAGACCGACTCAGCTCTCCTCTTCACTCTTCATGGGAGCCAGAGCTGTCTGTTCACTGTGTTGGGGTCCTCCACCGGTCCTTGTGGCCTCCCCCCGTTTTGCACAGGGAGCAGTTCCTTCCCGTGCATGGATTTTCTGGTGCCTCCTCAGGTACTTCTTCAGCCGGTAGCGCTTCCCACAGACCCCACACTTGTAGGCCCCACCTCGGGAATGGAGCAGCTGGTGTTTAATAAGATGGCGTTTCTGAGGGAAGCATTTCCCACACTTGGTGCACTTGCAAGGTCCCATGCGGACGTGGATTGTTTGGTGCCGGAAGAGGTTGGCCTTCTGGTTGAAGGTCTTCTCACACTCAGGGCACTGGTAGGGCTCCTCCTTGGTGTGGATCCTCTGATGGCGAACCAGATTTGACCGCTGGGTGAAGCTCTTGCCACACTCGGTGCATTTGAAGGGCTCGCTCATGTGGACTCGCTGGTGGCGGATCAGCTTGCGGTTCATGCGGAAGCTCTCCCCACACTCACTGCACTTGTACGGTCCCTCGCTCGTGTGGATCTTCCTGTGTCTGGTCAGATTTGATTTCTGGTTGAAACTCTTCCCACACTCAGGACAGGGGAATATCCGTTCACACTTGATTGCTCCTTTTGCTGAGGGATCTTTCTTGGACATGGATTTCTCCCAGTTTTCCAGCATCCCCTCTTTGGTGGGCTGAaagtatttcttctgcttcttctttggGCTCTGGCTTTCCTGGTGGTTGGTCTCCACACCAGGTTCCTCTTTAATTTGGATCCTCTGGATAGCACTGAGGTTTGGTTTCTGCCCATAATGCATCCCAAACTCAATGCTTTCCTGTTGTTCTTCCTTCACATGGAGCACCCGGTTACTGGCTATGACTTCCCATTCATGCTGCCCATCAGcatcttcttcttttttaagatCTCTCCCCTGTAAAGCCATCAGTGGGATCTTTGGATCAAAGAGCTTTCCATAGTCTGGGTTTTCTGTTGGCTCTTCCTTGATGTAAAGTTTCTGGCAGGCTACTGTAGTAATGTTTGCTGTGTCATCAGTGGGTAGTTCTGGTTCCTCCTTCATCTGGATTTTCCAAGGAGGGCTTTTTGGATTAGATGGGTTTCTAGGTATGTTACACCCCTGGGCTACACCTTCTTCATAGGACATATTCTCCAACATATTGTCCTCTGACCTGAAGGCAAAATCAGACTCCTCTTTAATCTGGATGACCTGGAGAGACACACCATTGATATGTCCCTCGAGTGGCTTTTGCTTAGCATGGTTCCTCTGGTGGACGTTGAAATACCGCTTGGTGCTCAAGCTCTTCCCACACTCAGTGCAAATGAAAGGCCCCCCGCGGAGGTGTATCTTCTGGTGGGCCAGCAGTGTGGCACTTTGCCCAAAGCACCTACTGCAGTCGGGGCATTTGAAGGGCTTGTCCCGCTTGTGGATCTCCCTGTGGGCAGTGAGGGTCCCCTTCTTCACAAAGCTCTTCCCACATTCAGTGCAGGCGAATGGCCTCTTCTCCGTGTGTGTCCGCATGTGGATATTGAAGTAGATCTTTGTGCTCAGGGTCTTGCCACAGTGGGCACAGAGGTAGGGACCCCCCTTGGAATGTGTCTTCTGGTGGGCAGCCAGGCATATCTCCAGGCGGAAGCAGCGTCCACACTCCCCACAGCAGAAAGGCCTCTCTCCTGTGTGGATGCTCTGGTGGGTTGTAAGGTGGCCCCGGGTGGTGAAATGCCTCCCACACTCCCCACAAGTGAAGAGCTCCTCTGCCGTGTGGATCCTCTGGTGTCTCTTCAGGTTTCCCTTCTTGCTGAAGGATTTGCCGCACTCCTGACACAGATGTGTCTTGAGCACCACGCGTTTAACCGAGTCCTTCATGGCAGCAGTGCCCTGCACCCAGTGGTGTGTGGTGGGGCTCCCAAGCAGCCAACAGGTACAAAAAAGACACAATGTTATGGGGATGGACTGTCTGGGAGGATACAAAAACCATCAGGACACACACATCAAAGTGTACTTTAATGGATGCACTTTATTCCCCATAAGGGAAAGGGTGCTTCTGCTGTAAGCCACCTCTGGGCCAATAAGGAATGTGTGGTCATCCTCATTTCTCAGCTTCCTTCCACCTCAGCTTGCAGACACAATGTTTGTAACTCCATCTCCTGTCTCCTCTGATCTGAAGAGGCTTCCCTGGCATTCTTGGAGACTTGGATTgtcagactgaaaaaataaagggaaaattatTAAGTCATTATTTCTTCTCCACCTTCTGTGTTCACTATGTAAACACAACAGGTGGCACCTTGGCTACTCCATGGGAGACTGAACCTGAGACCTCCGAAGCCACAGGCTCATCTGAACGCCAACAGAGAGAGCAGGAACAGGGTGATTTCCCCTGGCAACGGGGGGATCTGTGATGTATTTTCTGCTGTAATAACACTGAGATTTCAGCTCTACTATTGCTGCACTAGTGATTTATTCTCAGAATAATCCTCTATCCTCTTATCAAGAAGATTTATAGGTAAATAATTAATTAATGCACTTTGCAGTAATTGTTGTAATTAATCCTATTTTTGAGGAGTGGCTATGCAGCAATCAGAATCCCCAAAAGCTAGAAAAGAACCAAACTGGGCACCATTTGCAAACTGGGATGTGCTGCTTCGTACTGGCAGACCTCCATGCACGGAAGAAGACAGGTCAGTGATGTTCTCAGTGGGCAGCTGGAGAAGTGAGAGAAGTGACTTTGTTCTTTTCAAGAGGGTTTAACTGACAGAAGAGTCTGGGTCCTAtgtatttccattacaaaaaaaataaaatcagagccAACAGAGATATGAACAACATCTCCTATCAAGACTCTGAATTCCAGCAGGGAAAAGAGCCAGAAAGACTGTGGGGTGGAAGACAGTGGTGCTGGAGACGACTGTCAACGAGAGTATACATGGCTGGGCAGGCTTTTACTGATGGTAGTGATGGCTGGAGGTGCTGCTGCCAAAAACACCACTTACGGGGCAAGCTGCCAGCAAGGACATGGGTTGTCAGTGAAATCTGTCCCTGGAGATCTGGGTCACTGGGAGGGCTGTGGCTGCAAAGATGagtccctggggagcctgttaCTAAGGTAtagggggctggggcagggagatgCCATAGATCAGGGGACAAGCAATAGATGTGGACTATAAGCATTCAAGCACAACTGTGATGCAAAGTTTGCAGTGACACGCTCCTCAGAGGAGAGAGGTCAGAGTGGTAAATGAAGTGGGCATCTATGTTAGATTTCAGAGAACAATTATAATGGGGAAAGTTACTTCACATTTAGCCGTGCCGCTTGTGTTTGCCCTTCAGCTAACCCATCTGGATCCCCACTGATGCTGGTAAAGAGCCACCACTGAAGCACAAAGGTGCTCCTGTCCAAGCTGAACTCTCCATGCTGGTACAGAGGAACCACAGGAAAACAAgcacaacacaaaacaaaaaaaccccacaaaaaccccacccaaccaaccaaaaaataaCTACCTGCAAAATGGTACTAAGCCACGAGAGACAAAACACACCCACTTGAAGCACGATCAGGGTCTAGTGTTTGCTAGTGGAGGGGAGACTCCAGGGGCCCAGACCCCCTCCCTAGGTGTGGGAGCAGCTATGTGACACCTACAACTGGTTTTAATTCATCAGACAAAGcctcagcagcagccaggctgcaaagAGGACTCAGAAAAGTTCAATAGTGTATTTTTACCGAGGAAGGTCATCAACCCCCTGAGCAGGTAGTGGATTTAGCCTCCCCCCACCAAGGACCCTCCTGTTGGGTCTGGCTGATGCAGCCTGGCTAGCGCGGAGCGGGTGTCAGGCTGCGCTGGCCAGGGCCTCTCTCCTCACCAGGGATGCTCCCACTGGTCTGGTAGAAGACACAACCCACCGGCAGCTGCGTTTAAAATGCCTCTGGGTTTTGGCAAAAAGCAACAAATCCCTGAATTCAGACCAGGGTAAAAGAAGAAATTCCTACCTactttcttcctgtttgtttgttgttgtttttttttttttttttttcttttgtttttatttcagtatccAGATACCACCGATCCAAATCCTGCCTTTACTTCCAGCTCTGCAATCCCCCGGGCTCCGGGTTTGAATCAAGGGCAGAACCAGATCCCAGGGagtttctttgtctttcatttggGCTACCCGGACAAATCAAGAACAGTTGGCCGAAAGCATCTTACCTGAGTGGGCCATCAGTCTCTGGCTGGCATTTCTCTCCTCCGGGGCAGTCTCAATGGCACAACAGTGTTTGCGACTTGGCTGCAAGTTGTGTTGCAGCCGCAGCTGGGCTGACCTAAAGGAAGTCTGTGGCCAGTGCAGTGAGAGCTACCGGAGGAAGGGTGAAGCGAAACAAAGACAAAGAGCAAAGGTtgaaggagcagggggaggacAGGGGAGATGCTCTCGACTCGCGCTGCTGGGAGGGATTTTCATGACACCGCCAAGGTGTTAGAGGGAGCgcggggaggagaaggagggaaattTCTCCCCGATGTGCCTTTCTTCTGCACCGCTATATTGGTGGGAAGCTGGAAGGGTCCCCAGCTCGCACTGCCGTCTGGGAATTGTAGTTCTCCTCAGCAGCTCTGGTCCCCCATCCTGCAGCCAGTGGGTCAGGATGAGGCCATTTCTCTCTTGCACCTGCTgagagtgtttggtttttttgttggt
This genomic interval carries:
- the LOC141953778 gene encoding uncharacterized protein LOC141953778 — its product is MKDSVKRVVLKTHLCQECGKSFSKKGNLKRHQRIHTAEELFTCGECGRHFTTRGHLTTHQSIHTGERPFCCGECGRCFRLEICLAAHQKTHSKGGPYLCAHCGKTLSTKIYFNIHMRTHTEKRPFACTECGKSFVKKGTLTAHREIHKRDKPFKCPDCSRCFGQSATLLAHQKIHLRGGPFICTECGKSLSTKRYFNVHQRNHAKQKPLEGHINGVSLQVIQIKEESDFAFRSEDNMLENMSYEEGVAQGCNIPRNPSNPKSPPWKIQMKEEPELPTDDTANITTVACQKLYIKEEPTENPDYGKLFDPKIPLMALQGRDLKKEEDADGQHEWEVIASNRVLHVKEEQQESIEFGMHYGQKPNLSAIQRIQIKEEPGVETNHQESQSPKKKQKKYFQPTKEGMLENWEKSMSKKDPSAKGAIKCERIFPCPECGKSFNQKSNLTRHRKIHTSEGPYKCSECGESFRMNRKLIRHQRVHMSEPFKCTECGKSFTQRSNLVRHQRIHTKEEPYQCPECEKTFNQKANLFRHQTIHVRMGPCKCTKCGKCFPQKRHLIKHQLLHSRGGAYKCGVCGKRYRLKKYLRRHQKIHAREGTAPCAKRGEATRTGGGPQHSEQTALAPMKSEEES